From Nomascus leucogenys isolate Asia chromosome 15, Asia_NLE_v1, whole genome shotgun sequence, a single genomic window includes:
- the PATE1 gene encoding prostate and testis expressed protein 1 isoform X2, with protein sequence MDKSLLLELPILLCCFRALSGSLSMRNDAVIEIVQCRMCHLQFPGEKCSRGRGICIAATEEACVAGRMFKRDGTPWLTFMGCLKNCADVKDIRWSVYLVNFRCCRSYDLCNEDL encoded by the exons ATGGACAAGTCCCTCTTGCTGGAACTCCCCATCCTGCTCTGCTGCTTTAGGG cattATCTGGGTCACTTTCAATGAGAAATGATGCAG TGATAGAAATTGTTCAGTGTAGGATGTGCCACCTCCAGTTCCCAGGAGAAAAGTGCTCTAGAGGAAGAGGAATATGCATAGCAGCAACAGAAGAGGCCTGCGTGGCTGGAAGGATGTTCAAAA GGGATGGTACTCCCTGGTTAACCTTCATGGGCTGCCTAAAGAACTGTGCTGATGTGAAAGACATAAGGTGGAGTGTCTATTTGGTGAACTTCAGGTGCTGCAGGAGCTATGACCTGTGCAATGAAGACCTTTAG
- the PATE1 gene encoding prostate and testis expressed protein 1 isoform X1, whose translation MDKSLLLELPILLCCFRALSGSLSMRNDAVDEIVAVKNNFPVIEIVQCRMCHLQFPGEKCSRGRGICIAATEEACVAGRMFKRDGTPWLTFMGCLKNCADVKDIRWSVYLVNFRCCRSYDLCNEDL comes from the exons ATGGACAAGTCCCTCTTGCTGGAACTCCCCATCCTGCTCTGCTGCTTTAGGG cattATCTGGGTCACTTTCAATGAGAAATGATGCAG TCGATGAAATAGTTGCCGTGAAAAACAATTTTCCTG TGATAGAAATTGTTCAGTGTAGGATGTGCCACCTCCAGTTCCCAGGAGAAAAGTGCTCTAGAGGAAGAGGAATATGCATAGCAGCAACAGAAGAGGCCTGCGTGGCTGGAAGGATGTTCAAAA GGGATGGTACTCCCTGGTTAACCTTCATGGGCTGCCTAAAGAACTGTGCTGATGTGAAAGACATAAGGTGGAGTGTCTATTTGGTGAACTTCAGGTGCTGCAGGAGCTATGACCTGTGCAATGAAGACCTTTAG